In the Bacillus amyloliquefaciens DSM 7 = ATCC 23350 genome, CGCATGGATTTTTCTCAAAGTATCTGCCAGAGGAAACGCTGTCCATTATGGAAGAGATTCAGGAACGTTCCCCTGCTGATATGATATGGGATCAGATTCAGATACAATATGCAGCCATTCTACGAGCGCAACGCATTATGTTTGTGCAGAATAAAGATGATACGGCAAAAGAGCTTAAAAAGGCAAAATACGCTTATCATCAAGATGAGGACGAAGAAGGCAATTTAACATATGAAAAAAACATTGTAGAAGAAGAACTTGAGATACAATTCGCATGGGATCGTCATGCAACATTCCTGAACGCTCAATCTCGGGCAATGGGTGAGCTCCGGAGTCTGATCAAGCAGTTCGACCAGCTGGCGCATGAGCAAGATGAACGGCGCCTTAAATTGGAACAAATGCGCTTAAATATCGAGAAAACACGGAACGAAGTCGAGAAAGACGCTCCAAAAGACAGCGGCGTGACGATCATTGATGATATAGGAAGTGAAGACGTTGACGAAGGTTAAGCGAATATCGGACATCGTAACGCCGAAATTCCGTTCGTTCTGGGCGGCAGCCAACAGTCACAAATATCTTCGGTATGTCTTAAAGGGAGGCCGTGGCTCTTCGAAATCGACGCATATTGGCACCCGAATAGTAAACGACATGATGAAATACCCGGTCAGTACACTTGTGGTGCGGAAAGTCGCCAACACATTAGGGGAATCGGTTTTCGAGCAGCTTAAAGAGGCAATTGATCTGCTGGGCGTGGGTGAATACTGGCATGTCAATAAATCGCCGATGAGGCTCACGTACAAACCCAGGGGAAACAGCATCATTTTCAGGGGTGCGGACGATCCGGCAAAAATCAAGTCACTCAAGATCGCAAAATTTCCGGTTGCCTTCCTGTGGGTCGAAGAGCTGGCCGAATTTAAACTTGAAGAAGAAATTTCAATGATCGAAAATTCCGTCCTGCGGGCTGAACTCCCGGACGGTCTTTTTTATGCTTTTTATTATTCATACAATCCGCCGAAAAGAAAGCAATCGTGGGTTAACAAAAAATATGAATCTTCATTCGTACCAAAGAACACATATATCCATCATTCAACATATCTCGAAAATCCTTATATCTCAAAAGCCTTTAAGGAAGAGGCTGAGATCGTTAAGGAACGGAACCCACTAAAGTACAGATGGGAATATCTCGGCGAAGCGTTAGGGAGTGGTGTTGTGCCATTTGATAATTTGAAAATCGAGAACGGCTGCATTACTGATGAAATGGTTCGTTCATTCGACAACATCCGGCAGGGCGTTGACTTTGGATATGGTCCTGATCCTCTCGCTTACGTCAGGTGGCACTATGACAAGAAGCGGAACAGTATCTATGCGATTGATGAGCTTTATGATCAAAAGGTTTCCAATAGAGAGCTGGCAAAATGGATCAGGTCAAAAGGATATGAGAGTCAGGAAATTACTGCTGACAGTGCCGAGCCTAAGAGTATTGATGAACTGAAAATCGATCACGGTATCCGACGCATAACAGGCGCGAAAAAAGGACCTGACTCGGTTCAATATGGCGAGGAATGGCTTGATGATTTAGACGCCATTATCATTGATCCGTTGAGAACTCCTAATATCGCCCGGGAATTCGAGAATATCGACTATCAGACTGATAGAGATGGCAATCCGAAGGCGCGGCTTGAGGACGCTGACAACCACACTATAGATGCCACTCGTTATGCTTTTGAACGGGATATGAAGCGGCCGGGCGTACGGGTCATGACGAGATAAAAAGAAAGGAGCTGATTTCTATTGTATCCAATAACCCCAACACACACAGAAGAGCTGTTGAAAATCATTGAGGACAGTGCAGAAACATCAGATACTCTGCCGGACACTACGGTTATTCAAAAGATGATTGATAAACACGAATTAGATCGTGACCGAATGCTTGAGGGCGTCGCATATTACATGAATCAGGCCGACATAAAAAAAAGACTGCGCTATTTCTATGAGGATGGCGTACGCAAAATAGATACGGAAAAGCCCAATAACCGTATTTCTCATAACTGGCACAAGCTGCTGGTCCAACAGAAAGTGCAATATCTGG is a window encoding:
- the terS gene encoding phage terminase small subunit; this encodes MAEKHIQAYKDYAKGMKYKDLAEKYGVSMNTIKSWKQRHGWERKKGAPSEKSVHTKKAGAPPGNKNALGNNGGAPERNRNAVSHGFFSKYLPEETLSIMEEIQERSPADMIWDQIQIQYAAILRAQRIMFVQNKDDTAKELKKAKYAYHQDEDEEGNLTYEKNIVEEELEIQFAWDRHATFLNAQSRAMGELRSLIKQFDQLAHEQDERRLKLEQMRLNIEKTRNEVEKDAPKDSGVTIIDDIGSEDVDEG
- a CDS encoding PBSX family phage terminase large subunit, whose product is MTKVKRISDIVTPKFRSFWAAANSHKYLRYVLKGGRGSSKSTHIGTRIVNDMMKYPVSTLVVRKVANTLGESVFEQLKEAIDLLGVGEYWHVNKSPMRLTYKPRGNSIIFRGADDPAKIKSLKIAKFPVAFLWVEELAEFKLEEEISMIENSVLRAELPDGLFYAFYYSYNPPKRKQSWVNKKYESSFVPKNTYIHHSTYLENPYISKAFKEEAEIVKERNPLKYRWEYLGEALGSGVVPFDNLKIENGCITDEMVRSFDNIRQGVDFGYGPDPLAYVRWHYDKKRNSIYAIDELYDQKVSNRELAKWIRSKGYESQEITADSAEPKSIDELKIDHGIRRITGAKKGPDSVQYGEEWLDDLDAIIIDPLRTPNIAREFENIDYQTDRDGNPKARLEDADNHTIDATRYAFERDMKRPGVRVMTR